In Drosophila subpulchrella strain 33 F10 #4 breed RU33 chromosome 3R, RU_Dsub_v1.1 Primary Assembly, whole genome shotgun sequence, the following are encoded in one genomic region:
- the LOC119563299 gene encoding lipase 3: protein MRRSTASLLILAVLVVGVYSAAIEGPIDFYKLYDNPEAHVSFKGKATTADRTAAHGYPSEHHHIITEDGYILGVFRIPYSHKLQNQNAKRPIVLLQHGLTSCSDAWILQGPNDSLPYLLADAGYDVWMGNARGTSYSRNHTTLSTDHPLFWQFSWHEIAIYDISAIIDYALRTENGEGQDAIHYVGHSQGTTVFFALMSSIPAYNAKIKTAHLFAPVAIMKNLSSPLVRYLGPYLGHRNAYSILFGSQEFLPHNEFVMALFFNICQPDVFYRPVCESAMKTLYSGGRVNMTAMPEAMATHPAGCSTDQMLHYLQEQQSGYFRQYDHGTKKNLQVYGSEEPPEYPVELISSLVHLWYADSDDLAAVEDVEEIAGRLPNKVMHRMADPEWNHGDFALNREVRKYVNEPVIAIMEEFELKNSGT from the exons ATGAGAAGATCTACGGCTAGCTTACTTATCCTGGCTGTTTTGGTCGTGGGAGTTTATTCCGCGGCTATAGAAGGACCCATTGATTTCTACAAACTGTACGATAATCCTGAGGCGCATGTTAGTTTCAAGGGAAAAGCAACCACG GCTGACCGCACTGCCGCGCATGGATATCCTTCGGAGCATCATCATATTATAACCGAAGATGGTTACATCCTGGGAGTATTCCGTATTCCCTACTCCCATAAGTTGCAGAACCAGAACGCAAAGCGACCCATTGTCCTTCTTCAACATGGTTTGACGAGCTGTTCGGATGCCTGGATATTGCAAGGACCTAATGATAGTCTGCCATACTTGCTGGCGGATGCGGGATATGATGTGTGGATGGGCAATGCTCGGGGTACTTCCTATTCTAGAAATCACACAACTCTCTCCACGGATCATCCATTGTTCTGGCAATTCAGTTGGCATGAGATCGCCATCTACGATATTTCGGCTATTATTGATTACGCCTTGAGGACGGAAAATGGTGAGGGTCAGGATGCCATCCACTATGTGGGTCACTCGCAGGGCACTACGGTGTTTTTTGCCCTGATGTCTTCGATTCCCGCCTATAACGCCAAGATTAAAACCGCTCACTTGTTTGCCCCGGTGGCTATTATGAAGAACTTGTCTAGCCCTTTGGTGCGCTACTTGGGTCCCTATTTGGGCCACAGGAATGCCTATTCGATCCTCTTTGGCTCCCAGGAGTTTTTGCCTCACAATGAGTTTGTCATGGCATTATTCTTTAACATTTGTCAACCTGATGTCTTTTACCGACCTGTGTGTGAAAGTGCCATGAAAACTCTTTATTCTGGAGGTCGAGTGAATATG ACTGCCATGCCGGAAGCTATGGCCACCCATCCAGCGGGCTGTTCCACCGATCAAATGTTGCACTATCTACAAGAACAACAATCGGGCTACTTCCGTCAATATGACCATGGAACCAAGAAGAATCTGCAGGTTTACGGATCCGAGGAACCTCCGGAATATCCTGTGGAGTTAATAAGTTCCCTGGTGCATTTGTGGTATGCGGATAGTGATGACCTGGCCGCTGTGGAGGATGTTGAGGAAATAGCCGGTAGATTACCAAATAAGGTGATGCATCGCATGGCGGATCCGGAGTGGAATCATGGTGATTTTGCCCTGAACCGGGAGGTCCGCAAATATGTTAACGAGCCTGTGATTGCCATAATGGAGGAATTCGAGCTGAAGAACAGCGGAACGTAA
- the LOC119563298 gene encoding lipase 3, translated as MSRFHIGVYTALVVSFLGTIVLGAPLSNEGDPAEVTNFYERFNNPDAHLSLTHAPDTTYFIQEHGYPAERHYVTTEDGYIISLFRIPYSHNLKNQDEKKPIAFMQHGLFGSSDAWPSLGPNDALPFLLSDAGYDVWLGNARGNRYSRNHTSRSTDHPDFWRFSWHEIAYFDIAAAIDYTLSTDNGKGQEGIHYVGHSQGTTVMFVLMSSRPEYNKKVKTAHMLAPVAFMDNMENILVHSLSPYLGFNNIYSTLFCSQEFLPYNDFVLALMYSVCLPGSIVYSFCSSSEETPVNQGRTNSTANSVISGAMPAGVSTDQILHYMQEFQSGHFRQYDFGTKKNLKIYGTEAPPDYPTELITTEMHLWYSDNDDMSAVEDVLRVAETLPNKVMHHMEDPLWDHGDFANNWEVRQYINDPIIAIMNEYETRSESNSVQ; from the exons ATGTCTAGATTCCACATCGGTGTCTACACTGCCTTAGTGGTCAGTTTTCTGGGAACAATTGTCCTAGGTGCTCCTCTTTCTAACGAAGGGGATCCTGCGGAGGTTACTAACTTTTATGAACGGTTTAATAACCCCGATGCACATCTTTCTTTAACCCATGCTCCAGACACG ACATATTTTATCCAGGAGCATGGTTACCCAGCGGAGCGTCATTATGTGACCACTGAAGATGGCTATATTATCAGTCTGTTCCGAATTCCCTATTCCCACAATTTAAAGAACCAGGATGAGAAGAAACCAATTGCCTTTATGCAGCATGGACTCTTTGGCAGCTCCGATGCCTGGCCAAGTTTGGGACCGAATGATGCCCTTCCTTTCCTGCTTTCCGATGCAGGATACGATGTTTGGCTGGGCAATGCTCGGGGAAACAGATACTCCAGAAACCACACATCCCGCTCCACAGATCATCCGGACTTCTGGCGTTTCAGTTGGCACGAGATTGCCTATTTCGACATCGCTGCTGCCATTGATTATACCTTGTCCACGGATAATGGAAAGGGTCAGGAGGGAATCCACTATGTGGGTCACTCGCAGGGGACCACCGTCATGTTTGTCCTGATGTCTTCGAGGCCGGAATATAACAAGAAAGTTAAGACGGCTCATATGCTGGCCCCTGTGGCCTTTATGGATAACATGGAAAACATCCTGGTCCATTCCTTGTCTCCATACCTAGGATTTAACAACATTTATTCAACGCTTTTCTGCTCTCAAGAGTTTTTGCCCTACAATGATTTCGTGCTAGCTCTCATGTACAGTGTTTGTCTTCCGGGATCGATTGTTTACAGTTTTTGCAGCAGCAGTGAGGAAACCCCTGTGAACCAAGGAAGAACTAATTCT ACCGCCAACTCTGTGATATCGGGAGCCATGCCTGCTGGTGTCTCCACGGATCAGATCCTCCACTACATGCAGGAGTTTCAATCGGGACACTTTCGTCAGTATGACTTCGGCACCAAGAAGAATCTGAAGATATATGGAACCGAGGCACCACCCGATTACCCCACTGAACTCATTACAACCGAGATGCATCTTTGGTACTCGGATAATGATGATATGTCTGCCGTGGAAGATGTCCTCAGGGTGGCGGAAACTCTCCCCAACAAGGTGATGCACCATATGGAGGACCCACTGTGGGATCATGGAGACTTCGCTAACAATTGGGAAGTACGTCAGTACATCAACGATCCGATTATAGCCATCATGAACGAGTACGAAACTAGATCAGAGTCTAACTCTGTACAGTAG